The nucleotide sequence GATTTTAAAAGATCCACGTGATAATCGAGATTACTTCTATATCATTCAGCCGTTTACACCTCAAGGACGACCGAATTTATTAGGATTTATTATCGCGNNNNNNNNNNNNNNNNNNNNNNNNNNNNNNNNNNNNNNNNNNNNNNNNNNNNNNNNNNNNNNNNNNNNNNNNNNNNNNNNNNNNNNNNNNNNNNNNNGATAATCGAGATTACTTCTATATCATTCAGCCGTTTACACCTCAAGGACGACCGAATTTATTAGGATTTATTATCGCCAATTCTGACCCAGATCGGTATGGAGAGATCATCGCTTACTCGCTCCCGACCGACAGGCTTGTCGATGGCCCAGAACAAGTTATGGCGCGGATCAATCAAGAGCCACGAATTTCGCAGGAACTGACTTTGTTGGACCAACGCGGGTCCAGGGTAGTTTTTGGAAACCTCATTGTGCTTCCGCTGGCCGGCGATCTCCTTTATGTGCAGCCGGTGTTTATTCAGCCCGAGGATTCGCAACTTCCCACGCTGCAAAGGGTGATAGTCGTGTATAAGGATCGGGCAATCATGCGGGAGTGTGCAGCTGCGGCGTTGCTTGACGCTCTAGACAGACCCGGGCAATCTCCAACTCGATGTCCTAAGGGGGCTGCTACATCGACAGGAGATGTCTCAGGCGAAGTTTCGGTTACCCAGCCCCGTGAATCGTTGTCCCAACAGGGTCCGACTGGATCAGCCGCAGCCCCTGGTGCTGGTGGTTTATCCCTTTCACAAGCGCTGAACAATGCTGCACGAGCCTACGACGAAGCGCAAGCTGCGCTGCGGCAGGGAGACCTGGGAACTTATCAGCGCAAAGTCGAGGAGATGAAGCAGTGGATCGAGGAGGCCCGTAGTTTGCAGGCACAGCGGAGCCAGTAGGCCCGACAAAAGTCGGCCGGTGCGGATGTCCGGACAGATTGAGCCGCAAGATAGAGAGAACGGCTCATACGGGAGAGAAATCTACTTTTATTGACTAGGCTCTAGTCCTCTTCTTCTCCTCTGCAACCTCGAAAGTTTTTATCTCGCTAGAGGTCCCTATCGGGCCGTCTCCAGAGTGTTGGGCGTGTCCTCTGCGAAAGTCGTCGGACGATATCCAGCACTCAAAATCTTCACGACTACGCCAACGGGTATACACGAAGTACTCGTCGCTATTTTCTGGCCTTAGAAGCTCGAAGCTTTCGAATCCTGGTTGTTTTTCGACCAATCCAGCCCGAGTCGAAAAGCGAGCCTCGAACTCGGCTCGTTGATCGCGAGGGACAGTGACGATGTTAATGACGACATAAGACATACGAGCTCCTTTCCTGTTTTTATTTTCTCTATTTGACGGGCGTTGACGGCGTTTTGCGAGGCTTTAAGCCTCGCTTGGTTCTTACTCGACCCGGCTGTCGCTGCGCCGTGTGTTGTACACGATCGAATACTAAAAAACTTCAATAGTAAGTAGCCACATCAACTTAGACGGATTGCGGATGCTACGGATTTTTGCATTTGCAGTCGAAGGCCAGGTCAAATCTTGCCAGTCGTATGGGCATGAAGTGATAGCATGGTGACTTCCGACGCGGGGTGGAGCAGTCTGGTAGCTCGTCGGGCTCATAACCCGAAGGTCGCGGGTTCAAATCCCGCCCCCGCTACTAGATTCCCTGCATTCTGAGGATATATTTCCACGGAATTTTTCGGCAGATCCTCTAACGCTGTGAGGGGGACAGGATTTCTCCGATGCTCGACCCGTTCTTGCAGATCGAGGGTTTCGCGTTGCATTTGACGGTGAGGTGCCGCTAATTTCGTTCAAATGAACGAGATACACGCTACTAACGATACGACGCACGCCGAACCTCGAACTCAACGCTTCTCCCTCCTCGGGCGTTGGATACATGTCTTCCGGACCGGAAATCCGCCTCCAGTAGAGAACCTCGATCGAGTTACACGTTGGTTGGTGCTCACGAGGGCGGCCGTGCAGCCAATGACTCTCACCTCGGCGGTTCTCGCTGGACTGGTGGCGCTCAGGGCCAATGGATTCCGTTGGCAGTATTACCTGCTCTCCGTGTTAGGGCTTGTTTTGGCTCACGCTGCTAACAACTTGATGAACGACTTTTTTGACGTAGAGGCGGGATCCGACACAGACAACTATCCCAGAGCTCTTTATGCTCCACACCCCGTTTTATCGGGAATTATTTCCCGACGTGGCCTAGGAACAGCGGCAGCGGTTCTGAATCTTATTGACTTAGGTATCCTCGTTCTTCTTTTTAGAGCGAGAGGATGGCCCATAGTAGCCTTTGCGATAGCTGGTCTTTTCCTGAGCATCGCGTACACCGCGCCTCCGCTTCGTTTAAAAAAGATTGGATTGGGAGAGGCGGCAGTCTTTGTTGTGTGGGGTCCGCTCATGGTGGGAGGAACGTACTATGCAGCGGTGGGGACAATTGGCTCGAAAGTGTGGGCTTTTTCCATTCCCTACGGACTTCTCGCGTCAGCGGTACTGATGGGAAAGCACATAGACAAAATTCCGTGGGACCGAGAATTGGGCATAAAGACACTCCCGGTGATTTTGGGTGAGGAGAGATCCAAAGCGCTAACACGAGTCCTCATGTGGGGCTTCTACCCCGCGGTGGCGGCCCTAGTCTTGCTCAGAGTGTATCCATGGCCAGCGATAATCTGCTTTCTTGGTATTCACACTCTCCTCAAGGTAGACAAGGTTATAAGGGCGCCAAAACCCAATAAAAAGCCGGAGCGATTTACCGTGTGGCCGTTGTGGTACGCGGCATGGACATTCTTACACACAAGAAGAGCGGGCGCGCTTTTGGTGGTTGGAGTGGCCCTGGGCACCCTTCTTTTTCCTGTGCATCTGACCTGAGGCTGCTGGCTAAACCTTGAACAAATCTTAGCCACATCTCGGGAACATCTTTTGCTGCGAAATGTTATAAAAAGCGGCCCGAATGGAACAGTCTTCGAGGGTCGGGCCTGGACCTAATCAAATTTTAGGCGAAATTTGCGAAAGGAGGTGATGCGCTATGGCTACTCCTGAAAGGCGTGCGGCTTCAAGGCTTTTGGACCTTTGGTCGCCGAGGGGAGACATCTTTGACTGGGCAAGAGATCTTCAAAAGCGACTCGACGAAGTCTTCGGCGACTTCGTCCTTCCAGCTCGGACTGGCGAGATGTTTTCCCTATCGCCCCGAGTTGACGTTTTCGAGGAGGGCGAAGAGTTAGTCGTACGGGCTGAAGTGCCAGGCGTCTCTAAGGACGACATTGAAGTCACCGTGAAGGATGGCGTGCTATCGCTGCACGCAGAGTCCAAAAAAGAAGAAGAAAAGAAAGAGAGAGGATATTACCGCCGTGAGATGCAGTATGGCGCTTTCACTCGGCAGCTAGCTCTGCCGGTCGAGGTGGACGAAGAGAGCGCTCAAGCTACATACAAAGACGGCGTGTTAGAGATCCGCTTGCACAAAGCGGTTCCCGAGAAGGCGGGAGCCCGAAAGATTGAGGTCCAATAACAACCAGAGAGGCTCTGGACCTTGATCCTCAACGATCAAGACAGCAAGACAGTTGAGAATAAATAGTAGAGACTAGAGACCGCCATCGAGACCATTCGTGCGACCACTCGCCCCGGCCCGGCCGGTGTGCCTGTCGTAACGACCGATGGTGTCGAGGCTCCATTTCTGGTACTGAGTGTGAGCCGTAAAACGGGGTCTAAACGACAGGCCATGGACTTGGCCGGGGGGAGTGGTTTTTGCTTACCTGTAACCTGTCCTTGTCGGAGCCCATCTGGGACAATCGAGAAGAAATGGTCCATGACGTGTGAATTTCCTTTTACGATGTCGGACTCTAGCGATTGCCACCAGATCCTTGTGGTTTGTACAGCGAATGTTTGTCGTTCGGTTATGGCCGAACACCTCTTGACGCGCGAGTTGAGAGAGCGAGGTTTACGCGACGCGTTTTGCGTGGTTTCTGCTGGAACTAGAGTTGTCTTTTCTCCTTGGGAGAGAGATTGTTCGACTCATCTTCCTTCGAGGGGCGCTGTTGAGGTGCTGAGACGGCGGGGTATAGAGGTGGGTAACCACACCCGTCGGCGGGTGGTGCCAGACATTCTAGATGCCTCGAGTCTGGTACTGACTATGGAGCGGTTCCACCTTGAAGAGACTATTAATCTCTGGCCCCCAGTGGAGCCGAGGGCATTTGTACTCAAAGAGGCGGCAATTTTGGCCGAGTCGAAGCCTTTTGGCGCGGTTGATTTCGAATCCCGAGTAAAAGAGCTTGATGCGCGCCGGTCCAGCGCACGAGATGTTCTCTACTTGGATAAGAGCATTGACGTGGAGGACCCGATTGGGGGAACGCTGGAATATTACGAAGCCTGTGCTACAGAGATTGAGGATGCCCTACGAAGGTTGCTGGAGACTCTCTGGGTTGACCTGGAGATCCGTAGCCGGGAGCATGAAAACGGCAAGGGTTAGTCGTGAAGATTGCATTTGGAGCAGATCACGCCGGATATCGCCTCAAGGAGGAACTTGTTGAGTTCGCGAGAGCACAAGGGCACGATGTGATCGACTTCGGAACCGATAGCGATGCGAGCGTGGACTATCCTGATTTCGCGTCTCGGGTTGCAGAGGCGGTAGTGTCAGGCGATGTTGACAGGGGGGTGCTCGTGTGTGCTAGCGGCATCGGCATGTCAATCGCGGCAAATAAGGTCAGAGGGATTCGCGCTGCCAGGGTCGACACTTGCGCAGAGGCAGAGTTTAGCCGAAAACACAACGATGCAAACGTGCTCTGTTTCGGTCAGCGGTACATAGACAGTGACGAAGCCAGAAAGGCGCTTTCAACCTGGCTCGAAACCGAATTTGAAGGCGGGCGCCACCAGCGTCGAATTGACAAGATAGCGACGATAGAACTTGAGCAGTCATCCGAGGAGCTCAAATGATCGACCACCGATCCCTTGCGGAAGCCGACCCTGAGGTCGCAGCAATCATCCAGAAAGAACTCTCGCGCCAGAACTCCAAGATTCAACTGATTGCGTCGGAAAATTTCGTGTCCCGGGCTGTCCTAGAAGCCACTGGGTCAGTCCTCACGAACAAAT is from Acidimicrobiia bacterium and encodes:
- a CDS encoding antibiotic biosynthesis monooxygenase; its protein translation is MSYVVINIVTVPRDQRAEFEARFSTRAGLVEKQPGFESFELLRPENSDEYFVYTRWRSREDFECWISSDDFRRGHAQHSGDGPIGTSSEIKTFEVAEEKKRTRA
- a CDS encoding prenyltransferase; amino-acid sequence: MNEIHATNDTTHAEPRTQRFSLLGRWIHVFRTGNPPPVENLDRVTRWLVLTRAAVQPMTLTSAVLAGLVALRANGFRWQYYLLSVLGLVLAHAANNLMNDFFDVEAGSDTDNYPRALYAPHPVLSGIISRRGLGTAAAVLNLIDLGILVLLFRARGWPIVAFAIAGLFLSIAYTAPPLRLKKIGLGEAAVFVVWGPLMVGGTYYAAVGTIGSKVWAFSIPYGLLASAVLMGKHIDKIPWDRELGIKTLPVILGEERSKALTRVLMWGFYPAVAALVLLRVYPWPAIICFLGIHTLLKVDKVIRAPKPNKKPERFTVWPLWYAAWTFLHTRRAGALLVVGVALGTLLFPVHLT
- the rpiB gene encoding ribose 5-phosphate isomerase B, which gives rise to MKIAFGADHAGYRLKEELVEFARAQGHDVIDFGTDSDASVDYPDFASRVAEAVVSGDVDRGVLVCASGIGMSIAANKVRGIRAARVDTCAEAEFSRKHNDANVLCFGQRYIDSDEARKALSTWLETEFEGGRHQRRIDKIATIELEQSSEELK